In Deltaproteobacteria bacterium, one genomic interval encodes:
- a CDS encoding transcriptional regulator translates to MQTHDRTPRQRILDLLVGRAMTARQLAAVIKISERQVEDHLIHIVKSVERDRSRRFIIEPSACLDCEFVFKERSRVTRPSHCPKCNSENTSMPRFGIEIVSKKVEQDDDNA, encoded by the coding sequence ACTCATGATCGTACGCCACGGCAGCGCATTCTCGACTTGTTAGTCGGTAGAGCCATGACTGCACGTCAGCTTGCTGCCGTCATCAAGATCTCTGAACGGCAAGTCGAGGACCACCTTATCCATATCGTCAAGTCAGTCGAGCGGGATCGTTCACGCCGGTTCATTATCGAACCTTCGGCCTGCCTTGACTGTGAGTTTGTTTTCAAAGAGCGCTCGCGTGTGACTCGACCGAGTCACTGCCCAAAGTGTAACAGTGAGAATACCAGTATGCCGCGCTTTGGTATTGAGATCGTGAGCAAGAAAGTGGAACAAGACGATGACAACGCCTAA
- a CDS encoding S9 family peptidase: MTTPKNAPYGSWKSPITSEAIVSATVGLGQVVLDGEDVYWLELRPSEGGRSVVVRRTADGRTSDITPTPFNARTRVHEYGGGSFTVSEGTVYFSHFADQRLYRQSADATPQPLTPAAPLRYADATVDRQHQRLICVREDHSHTNREAINTIVGIDLEHGGEGEVLVSGSDLFSSPRLSPDGKHLAWLTWSHPNMPWDRTELLVAEVKPDGSLGQVKHVADGPNESVFQPQWSPDGVLHFVSDQTGWWNLYRWKDGQVEPLCPRDAEFGRPQWVFGMSTYAFANPSQIVCAYGKNGTWRLAQLDTESRQLTDISTPYTEISDVRATAQHVVFVGGSATEPASVVRLDLANRQLTTLRRSSSLSVDAGYLSVPQAIEFSTENGLSAYGLFYPPKSQEFTASADERPPLLVKSHGGPTAAATTTFNASIQYWTSRGIAVLDVNYGGSSGYGRAYRDRLKGQWGVVDVDDCVNGARYLVERGLVDGKRLAITGGSAGGYTTLCALTFRDVFKAGASHYGIGDLEALAHDTHKFESRYEESLVGPYPAQKELYRARSPIHFTDRLSCPVIFFQGLEDKIVPPNQAEMMVAALKAKGLAVAYVPFAGEQHGFRKAENIKRALDGELYFYSRVFGFALAESVEPVVIENLER; this comes from the coding sequence ATGACAACGCCTAAGAATGCTCCCTATGGTTCCTGGAAGTCGCCCATCACGTCAGAGGCAATCGTTTCTGCGACTGTCGGCTTAGGACAGGTCGTCCTTGATGGCGAGGACGTGTACTGGCTTGAACTACGCCCCAGCGAAGGCGGACGCAGTGTCGTGGTTCGCCGTACTGCTGATGGACGTACGAGCGATATAACCCCGACACCGTTCAATGCCCGCACGCGCGTGCATGAGTATGGTGGGGGATCATTCACGGTCAGTGAAGGGACCGTATACTTCTCGCATTTTGCCGATCAACGCCTCTATCGCCAAAGCGCGGACGCGACTCCGCAACCGTTAACTCCCGCAGCGCCACTGCGCTACGCCGACGCTACGGTTGATCGGCAACATCAACGTCTGATCTGTGTTCGCGAAGATCATAGCCACACCAACCGTGAGGCCATCAACACCATTGTGGGCATTGACCTGGAACATGGCGGGGAAGGGGAAGTGTTAGTGTCTGGGAGTGATTTATTCTCCTCGCCGCGCTTGAGCCCCGATGGAAAACACCTGGCATGGTTGACCTGGAGTCATCCCAATATGCCGTGGGATCGCACCGAGTTGCTCGTCGCAGAGGTAAAACCTGACGGCTCGCTTGGACAAGTGAAGCATGTGGCGGATGGTCCGAATGAGTCGGTCTTTCAGCCACAGTGGTCGCCAGATGGCGTATTGCACTTTGTGTCCGACCAGACTGGCTGGTGGAATCTCTATCGCTGGAAAGACGGACAGGTAGAACCGCTGTGTCCCCGTGACGCAGAGTTTGGGCGGCCACAGTGGGTCTTTGGTATGTCTACGTACGCTTTCGCCAACCCTTCACAGATTGTTTGCGCATACGGAAAAAATGGCACCTGGCGTTTAGCGCAACTCGATACCGAGTCGCGACAGTTGACGGACATTTCTACCCCCTACACTGAGATTAGTGACGTACGTGCGACAGCGCAGCATGTGGTCTTTGTTGGTGGCTCGGCAACCGAACCCGCTTCGGTCGTCCGCCTTGATCTGGCCAATAGACAACTGACTACACTGCGTCGTTCAAGTTCACTTTCCGTCGATGCGGGGTATTTGTCTGTTCCCCAAGCGATTGAGTTCTCCACGGAGAACGGCCTCAGCGCTTACGGACTGTTTTATCCACCAAAGAGTCAGGAGTTTACCGCGTCTGCTGATGAACGTCCGCCACTACTGGTAAAGAGTCACGGCGGACCAACCGCAGCGGCGACAACTACCTTCAACGCGAGCATTCAGTACTGGACCAGCCGCGGCATTGCCGTGCTGGATGTGAATTATGGTGGCAGCAGCGGTTATGGGCGCGCCTATCGCGACCGCCTCAAAGGGCAGTGGGGTGTGGTTGATGTTGATGATTGTGTGAATGGGGCACGGTATCTCGTCGAACGTGGGTTAGTGGATGGAAAACGGCTCGCCATTACTGGTGGCAGTGCGGGAGGATATACAACACTCTGTGCACTCACTTTTCGTGATGTTTTCAAGGCCGGTGCGAGCCACTACGGTATTGGCGACCTCGAAGCATTAGCGCACGATACCCACAAGTTCGAGTCGCGGTATGAAGAGAGCCTCGTGGGTCCTTATCCTGCTCAAAAAGAACTCTACCGAGCGCGCTCACCGATTCACTTTACTGATCGCTTATCCTGTCCGGTGATTTTCTTCCAAGGACTGGAGGACAAGATTGTTCCACCCAATCAGGCCGAAATGATGGTTGCGGCACTGAAAGCGAAAGGACTAGCAGTGGCTTACGTGCCGTTTGCTGGCGAACAGCACGGCTTTCGCAAGGCGGAAAATATCAAACGTGCCCTTGATGGTGAGTTATATTTTTACTCGCGAGTATTTGGCTTTGCGTTGGCTGAGTCAGTCGAGCCGGTGGTGATTGAGAATTTGGAGAGATAA